A stretch of Arachis hypogaea cultivar Tifrunner chromosome 15, arahy.Tifrunner.gnm2.J5K5, whole genome shotgun sequence DNA encodes these proteins:
- the LOC112749941 gene encoding uncharacterized protein produces the protein MGIRSVFDAGEMRRELEKCGVDPHKFLPLVWKHVILKSNHHSDWDWENHAPSLPSPAYSLLRSIPPLSSSLHSVFHSNDNLTSKLLIKLHNGAFVEAVIMRYDTRLGKYAGKPRPGGLRATLCISSQVGCKMGCKFCATGTMGFKSSLTSGEIVEQLVHASRFSQIRNVVFMGMGEPLNNYSAVVESIRVMTGLPFQLSLKRITVSTVGIIHAINKLHNDLPGLNLAVSLHAPAQDIRCQIMPAARAFPLQKLMASLQEYQRNSQQKILIEYIMLDGVNDEEQHAHQLGKLLETFQVVVNLIPFNSIGMLSQFKPTTEQKVSAFQKILRGTYNIRTTIRKQMGQDISGACGQLVVNVPDKSLGNAEPLTDIEDLFI, from the exons ATGGGAATTCGATCGGTATTCGATGCGGGTGAGATGCGAAGAGAATTGGAGAAATGCGGTGTTGATCCTCACAAGTTCCTTCCTCTTGTTTGGAAGCACGTCATCCTCAAATCTAATCACCACTCCGATTGGGACTGGGAGAACCACGCCCCTTCTCTTCCCTCCCCGGCTTACTCTCTTCTCCGCTCCATCCCCCCTCTCTCTTCCTCCCTCCACTCCGTCTTCCACTCCAACGATAACCTCACCTCCAAGCTCCTCATCAAGCTCCAT AATGGCGCTTTTGTGGAGGCTGTGATCATGAGGTATGACACTCGTTTGGGAAAATACGCCGGTAAACCCCGTCCCGGTGGTCTACGAGCAACTTTGTGCATATCATCTCAGGTTGGTTGTAAAATGGGTTGCAAGTTCTGTGCAACTGGAACCATGGGATTCAAAAGTAGCTTAACATCTGGAGAAATAGTCGAGCAATTGGTCCACGCCTCTAGGTTTTCACAAATCCGTAATGTTGTCTTCATG GGAATGGGAGAGCCTCTAAACAACTATTCTGCTGTGGTAGAATCCATTCGTGTCATGACTGGATTGCCGTTTCAATTGTCATTGAAAAGGATTACTGTCTCAACG GTTGGCATCATTCATGCTATCAACAAACTTCATAATGATCTGCCTGGTTTGAACTTGGCAGTCTCACTGCACGCACCAGCACAAGATATCAGATGCCAGATAATGCCTGCTGCTCGTGCTTTTCCTTTGCAAAAACTGATGGCTTCACTGCAAGAATATCAAAGAAACAG TCAGCAGAAGATATTGATCGAGTACATAATGCTTGATGGGGTCAATGATGAAGAGCAGCATGCCCACCAATTGGGAAAACTGCTAGAAACATTTCAAGTG GTAGTGAACTTAATACCTTTCAACTCTATTGGTATGTTGAGTCAATTCAAACCAACTACTGAGCAGAAAGTTTCGGCATTTCAGAAAATTCTTAGAGGTACGTACAATATCCGAACAACAATTCGGAAGcagatgggtcaggacataagtggTGCATGTGGACAATTGGTGGTTAATGTACCTGATAAGTCTCTCGGAAATGCCGAACCCCTAACAGACATAGAAGATCTTTTCATTTGA
- the LOC112749942 gene encoding uncharacterized protein isoform X1: MASSSSSRSDQDRPGLGVGLCEGEEEYGSESGWVEARSSCDHLCSLSPDLSHIPAPQNTPCYECQHPSENWLCLSCKEVLCSRFVNKHMLSHSRRTNHCVALSFSDLSVWCFSCDAYLDAQLIPQLRPVYQLAYILKFGQPPPLPQHN; the protein is encoded by the exons AtggcttcctcctcttcttctcgaTCG GATCAGGATCGTCCAGGTTTAGGCGTAGGGTTAtgtgaaggagaagaagagtacGGATCAGAATCGGGTTGGGTGGAAGCTCGAAGTTCATGCGATCATCTGTGCTCCCTCTCCCCTGATCTCAGCCATATTCCAGCCCCTCAGAATACTCCCTGCTACGA GTGCCAACACCCGTCTGAAAACTGGTTGTGTCTATCGTGTAAGGAGGTGCTGTGCAGCCGTTTTGTGAACAAGCACATGCTGTCTCACTCGCGGCGCACCAACCACTGTGTGGCACTCAGCTTCAGTGATCTATCAGTCTGGTGTTTCTCCTGTGACGCTTACTTGGATGCACAACTCATCCCACAACTACGCCCCGTTTATCAACTTGCCTACATCTTGAAATTTGGCCAACCTCCGCCACTTCCTCAACACAATTAA
- the LOC112749942 gene encoding uncharacterized protein isoform X2, with product MASSSSSRSDRPGLGVGLCEGEEEYGSESGWVEARSSCDHLCSLSPDLSHIPAPQNTPCYECQHPSENWLCLSCKEVLCSRFVNKHMLSHSRRTNHCVALSFSDLSVWCFSCDAYLDAQLIPQLRPVYQLAYILKFGQPPPLPQHN from the exons AtggcttcctcctcttcttctcgaTCG GATCGTCCAGGTTTAGGCGTAGGGTTAtgtgaaggagaagaagagtacGGATCAGAATCGGGTTGGGTGGAAGCTCGAAGTTCATGCGATCATCTGTGCTCCCTCTCCCCTGATCTCAGCCATATTCCAGCCCCTCAGAATACTCCCTGCTACGA GTGCCAACACCCGTCTGAAAACTGGTTGTGTCTATCGTGTAAGGAGGTGCTGTGCAGCCGTTTTGTGAACAAGCACATGCTGTCTCACTCGCGGCGCACCAACCACTGTGTGGCACTCAGCTTCAGTGATCTATCAGTCTGGTGTTTCTCCTGTGACGCTTACTTGGATGCACAACTCATCCCACAACTACGCCCCGTTTATCAACTTGCCTACATCTTGAAATTTGGCCAACCTCCGCCACTTCCTCAACACAATTAA